ctcgagctggaGGATGCTCTCTACGCCATGCAGAAGATTGAGTTTAtgtcggcggaggagatggaagcgagagcggcggcgaaggaagcCGGGGAGGACTACGAGAGCGAGgagagcgacgcggacgacgacttcgacgacgacgacgagaactTGTGGGAGGAGGAGAATCAACCGTTCCACGAGTCGTACGAGGACAAGATCAGGACCGGGATGATCTACCCCATCTGGGACACGCACTTTGAGAGGAGGACGTGGCGGGAGGCGGTGTCCGAGaggtcgcccgcgacggctctCGCGTTCCAGGCGGCGTGCCTGGAGGACTGCGCGGCCATCTTCCTCAAGGCGGTGGCGCGTCATCCTCgctgagcgcgacgcggtaTCTTCTAAATGACGATTCATTCATTAACACCAACGCCTACGATGACTTGATCGACTCGATGTTACGTATGTACACGCGCTACGTATGGAAAAGAAAGTTTAACCTTCCCGCAGACGAAACCAGCAGAGGTGCTGCTACCGTTCGCCCCGCGGGGTCGTATTATGGCTCACGCCGGAGCCGCACCGAACGtccccggcctcggcggcttccccGACGAGTCCCCGAGGTCGTGCGAGAACCTGCAGGCGTCTCCCATGCGGCATCCCCCCGGCTTTGACAAAAACTGGCACGgtttcgacgacgccgatccgccgccgctgctccCCGCGCTCCCGGTGGACCCGGGGCTGAGCGACCGCGCCTGAGGCTGCGCATCGTTCCGCGTTCTTCGTCCCTTGCGCGAGGTGACCAGGGTGaactcgtcgctcgcgggtgacgacgacagctccgccggcgaggactgCCCGGAGGATATCGAGGAACCCGGGGGAGGGGGAATAGCCGCGTGGTCCTCACCCGGGAGCTTGGCCGCGACGTACTTGCCATCCATCGACAGCTCGAACATCTCCGGGAGCGATTTGAAGAACTTGGCGTAGTTCTCCGGCACCGTCAGGGGCTTCTCGAGGTCGATCGCGAGCTTCACCAAGGTCACCCAAGGGCTCCCCTCGATCGCCTTTGCGCAGAGGTAGTCGTGAACCTTGGACGAGTAAATCTCGCGGACGCTGCGGAACCCGGCGCCGTTGAAACCCGGCGCGGGGTTGACGTTCTTCTTCGGGTTTTGGTGCCTGTTGGAGTCGCGTCGGTTCCTGCGGGGGGGTGACCGGGGCGGGACTCCGCCGTTGAGCCGATTGGGGGGCGTGTATTTGCCAGGGTCGACGAGGTTCACGCTCTGCCTGCGGGCACCCCCGATCAAGGCCCCGCGACCGCCAAAGTCCGGCGGTGATCTATCCGGCGCGCTGCCGTACACAGCCTTGAACGGggtgagctcctcggcgtcgtcgtcgaatcCGAACAGCGCGTCGGGCAATCGATCGATCAACTCCTcgactcccgcggcggccatcacctcgcggcgatcctccgcgtcgtcgtcgaagaggACGTTGACGCAGCTCTCCGCGGTCATGcgagacgatgacgacgaaggGGAGATGGGCGCCTTatgcggcgacgcggagccggtgacgcgcgcgtcggcgccgcgaatccacgtcgtcgcgttgacgccgaggctcggcgcggtggccatgGAGTCGGCGGGCGGTTTAAACGTTTGGGGGGTCTAAAGCCACTGGCCGTCCGCGGGCTGCTGCTGGTGCTGGTGCTGGGGCGTTACCTGGTCTACGTGGCCCTTGATGCCGGCGATCTCCACGGAGAGCTTGTATATCTTCTCCTGGTAGTCGCTCAGGACGTTCTTATTCTCCCTGATGGCCTCGGCGTACTCGGCGTCCTCTCCGTCGGCTTGGATCGCctggccgagctcgacgttgGACCGCTCGAGGTGAGCGCACGCGTTCTCGAGGCGCGCCTTTTCCTGTTCAAGAGCCGCTAGATGCTCGTTTTCTTCCTTGGTGTCAAACTTGGACGACATGGTTAGCGCATGGTGCGGGAGCTTACACGGACGTCATTGCTGTCGTCCGCTCGCTCTTGGTATGTGCTGCCTTGTGGGAACCGTCGATTCCTGCGCAGATCGGGGGCGAAGCGATCAGTCGAGTTGTGTGTTCGTGTCATGGAGGGGCTGGTTGCGCCGATACCGCATCATCAGGGAGATGGGAAGCGGggacgggcgtcgcgtcgcttgAAATAATTCAAGTTTCGGCAGTGTTCCTCTCACCTGTGACGCTGATCAGTTACTGGTTATACTGGCGCGCTGCGCTTAAATCCCCTGACGGGTCTACATGGACGACATGGTGCAACTCCTCTGGAGCTGTGTTCGTGTGCGTGTCCTTCGTCGTATCCCTTCGTTGTGCGCCTGAGTAAGGGCCTTCTCTTCCGCGGCACCACCCTCTTCGTGTGACCGTCCATTCGAAAAAATCCTTGTTTGGTCCCATTTCGTGCACCTTTCCCGGGAGAAAATTGCGAATTCTGCCAATCGACGAGGTCAGTGACTCGTCGATGCTTGAGATTTTTTGGCAGGGGTCGGGAGAATTGCGCACGTGCGTCTGACGTCGATTTGAGCTGGCAGAAGCTGGAGATTCtgccgcgtccgaggctgCGACTTTTTGGATAGGGGTCCGGATGAGCTGGCGGGCCTCTCCGGACCCTTTCGAGAAAACCCGTCGCCGATCGACCGGGACGAATTttcaccgcgagcgtcgatcGAACGCGCCAGAGTTTGACCGAGGGTGCTCGACCCACGGGGCGTGAAGCCTTTCGAGTTGGCACGTCACCACCATCACACCTCCGCAGCGCCTCTCCCCGTCGGCGCACCCGCCCGTTCGACCCACCGGACAAAACGACGATGTTCGCCGTCTCCTCcaacgcgctcctcgcgctcccagccgccgcgacccgcgcccagcgcgcccccgccgcgcgccgcgtcgtcgccgcgcgcgcgtccgccgatgccgagacgacgggcgcgaaggTGCGCCAGGCGGCGACCGTGGCGCTGCTCTCCGCGACCGTGGCGTTCGGACACCCCGGCTACGCCAACGCGGGACTcttcggaggcggcgacaaGATGAACAAatacggcgaggacgccaccgcccgctACATGagggagatggaggaggctCGGTGCGTCGGATAAACCACTTCGCGATCGCGAGCTCTTCGCGCCGATccctcgcccgcccccgagACCCTTTCGACTGACGacccccgccccgtccccctTTGACGATGACAGCAAAGccgaaggcgtcgccgccgcccccgccctcaGCGTCGAGTCCATGTACCAGGAgcagggcggcgcgtgcgggcCCGGGTACGAGCTGGTGGTCCGcaaggtgctcggcgcgtctTGCGAGTGCGTCGAGGAATCGTGcaaggagggcgcggagggcgcgcgcgaggtgcgcaCCGAGGCCGAGAGGTCCTTCGGGAAGCAGGATGAGCCATCCGTGCAGAGCGGAGGCGTCACCATCACCTTCATGAACAAGTAACGGAGAGAAAAGAGGGCGAGAGACAAAGACGACGTAACGAGTAAGGGTTTTAGAGAGAACAGGTCAATCGTCGATTAAACGACATCCGActcatcgcgacgcgccgttcAACGCCTCGACGAAGGCCACCGCATCCCCCacgcgcgcag
This DNA window, taken from Micromonas commoda chromosome 2, complete sequence, encodes the following:
- a CDS encoding hypothetical protein (Contains a Zinc finger C-x8-C-x5-C-x3-H type. conserved, hypothetical protein); translation: MTAESCVNVLFDDDAEDRREVMAAAGVEELIDRLPDALFGFDDDAEELTPFKAVYGSAPDRSPPDFGGRGALIGGARRQSVNLVDPGKYTPPNRLNGGVPPRSPPRRNRRDSNRHQNPKKNVNPAPGFNGAGFRSVREIYSSKVHDYLCAKAIEGSPWVTLVKLAIDLEKPLTVPENYAKFFKSLPEMFELSMDGKYVAAKLPGEDHAAIPPPPGSSISSGQSSPAELSSSPASDEFTLVTSRKGRRTRNDAQPQARSLSPGSTGSAGSSGGGSASSKPCQFLSKPGGCRMGDACRFSHDLGDSSGKPPRPGTFGAAPA
- a CDS encoding hypothetical protein (expressed; conserved hypothetical protein), producing MYQEQGGACGPGYELVVRKVLGASCECVEESCKEGAEGAREVRTEAERSFGKQDEPSVQSGGVTITFMNK